From the genome of Haloterrigena sp. KLK7, one region includes:
- a CDS encoding M48 family metalloprotease: MSEGTPRLSLGLRMIATTLVLAALTVAFLGAIWRIVSAIAAIFALPSIVAGAIALGLLAIFVATRLSQVSTVAAHADARPVSSDAYPALDAAVTRAAAQLDVPAPTIAVSDRSAPEALVVGFRPESVHLVLSRGTIDALEDAELEAVVAHELAHVANRDAMVMTAASTPVVLASALRSKAARLAFARPDETESPAAFLRRSPGKFVGYTLMGIAAAPQRILWLLFGGLSLVTLALAKPAVAVLSRGRELAADRTAAAATGSPAALASALRTLEDGIAETPAEDLRAASSVSSLSILPLDRPGDDATAAETAGSASSGGLIRGGRLERWLFATHPSTERRLEILADLEATEAAA, translated from the coding sequence GTGAGCGAAGGAACTCCCAGGTTGTCGCTCGGTCTGCGAATGATCGCGACGACGCTCGTCCTCGCAGCGCTGACGGTCGCCTTTCTCGGCGCTATCTGGCGAATCGTCTCCGCCATCGCGGCGATCTTCGCGCTCCCGTCGATCGTTGCGGGAGCGATCGCCCTCGGACTGCTCGCGATCTTCGTCGCCACCCGGCTCTCCCAGGTCAGTACCGTCGCGGCCCACGCCGACGCGAGACCGGTCTCGTCGGACGCGTATCCGGCGCTGGACGCGGCCGTGACCAGAGCCGCGGCGCAACTCGACGTTCCGGCCCCGACGATCGCCGTCTCCGATCGGTCGGCGCCCGAGGCGCTCGTCGTCGGCTTCCGCCCCGAAAGCGTTCACCTCGTCCTCTCGCGGGGGACCATCGACGCGCTCGAGGACGCGGAACTCGAGGCGGTCGTCGCCCACGAACTGGCCCACGTCGCGAACCGCGACGCGATGGTGATGACCGCCGCCTCGACGCCGGTCGTCCTCGCGTCGGCGCTCAGATCGAAGGCGGCCCGACTGGCCTTCGCCCGTCCCGACGAGACCGAGTCGCCGGCCGCGTTCCTGCGGCGATCGCCGGGGAAGTTCGTCGGCTACACGCTCATGGGGATCGCGGCAGCGCCGCAGCGGATTCTCTGGCTCCTGTTCGGCGGGCTGTCGCTCGTCACGCTCGCGCTCGCGAAACCCGCCGTCGCCGTCCTCTCGCGGGGCCGAGAGCTGGCCGCGGATCGCACCGCCGCGGCGGCGACCGGCTCGCCGGCGGCGCTGGCCAGCGCGTTACGCACTCTCGAGGACGGAATCGCCGAGACGCCCGCCGAGGACCTCCGGGCGGCCTCGAGCGTCTCGTCGCTGTCGATCCTGCCGCTGGACCGTCCGGGAGATGACGCGACGGCAGCGGAAACCGCCGGATCCGCGTCGAGCGGCGGCCTGATCCGTGGCGGCCGACTCGAGCGGTGGCTCTTCGCGACGCATCCGTCGACCGAGCGCCGCCTCGAGATCCTCGCCGACCTCGAGGCGACGGAGGCGGCGGCCTGA
- a CDS encoding nicotinate phosphoribosyltransferase: MSNPFGTVPAEAVLEGRATDAYFERTRATLEHAGKNPHVVAEVTADQFPTGSFDVFTGVADVATLFEGRNVDVDALPDGQLFDGGPVLRIEGPYLEFAELETSLLGFLSQPSGFATAALEARLAAPDSLVLSFGARHVHPSITATVERAALLAGLDGFSHVAAGEILDREPGGTMPHALMFCFGEGNQDEAWTAFDEAVGEDVPRIALVDTFWDEKSESLLAAETLGEDLDGVRIDTTSSRRGDFRHIIREVRWELDARSREDVDIFCSGGLTPESIRPLRDVADGFGVGSHITGADSVDFSLDIVEIAGEPISKRGKLSGVKEVYRTPDGGHHVALADREGPDDGEALLEPLVRDGEIVREFDLEAASERCLADADAVGFASSE; this comes from the coding sequence ATGTCAAATCCGTTCGGTACCGTCCCAGCTGAGGCCGTTCTCGAGGGGCGCGCGACCGACGCCTACTTCGAGCGCACCCGCGCCACGCTCGAGCACGCGGGGAAGAATCCCCACGTCGTGGCCGAGGTGACCGCCGACCAGTTCCCCACCGGCTCCTTCGACGTCTTCACCGGTGTGGCAGACGTCGCCACGCTGTTCGAGGGCCGGAACGTCGACGTCGACGCCCTGCCAGACGGCCAGCTGTTCGACGGCGGGCCCGTCCTGCGCATCGAAGGCCCCTACCTCGAGTTCGCCGAACTCGAGACCTCTCTCCTGGGATTCCTCTCGCAGCCGAGCGGCTTCGCGACGGCCGCCCTCGAGGCGCGGCTGGCGGCGCCGGACTCGCTGGTGCTCTCATTCGGCGCCCGCCACGTCCACCCGTCGATCACGGCGACGGTCGAACGCGCCGCCCTGCTCGCGGGACTGGACGGCTTCTCCCACGTCGCCGCGGGGGAGATCCTCGATCGCGAACCGGGCGGGACGATGCCCCACGCGCTGATGTTCTGCTTCGGCGAGGGCAACCAGGACGAGGCCTGGACGGCCTTCGACGAGGCCGTCGGCGAGGACGTCCCCCGGATCGCGCTGGTCGACACCTTCTGGGACGAGAAGAGCGAGAGCCTGCTGGCCGCCGAGACGCTGGGCGAGGACTTAGACGGCGTCCGCATCGACACGACGAGCTCCCGACGCGGCGACTTCCGACACATCATCCGCGAGGTCCGCTGGGAACTCGACGCGCGGAGCCGCGAGGACGTCGACATCTTCTGTAGCGGCGGGCTCACCCCCGAGAGCATCCGCCCTCTCCGCGACGTCGCCGACGGCTTCGGCGTCGGCAGCCACATCACCGGCGCCGACTCGGTCGACTTCAGCCTCGATATCGTCGAAATAGCGGGCGAGCCGATCTCCAAACGGGGCAAGCTCTCCGGCGTGAAGGAGGTGTACCGAACGCCCGACGGCGGCCACCACGTCGCGCTGGCCGACCGCGAGGGGCCGGACGACGGCGAGGCGCTGCTCGAGCCGCTGGTCCGGGACGGCGAGATCGTCCGGGAGTTCGACCTCGAGGCGGCCAGCGAACGCTGTCTGGCCGACGCCGACGCGGTCGGTTTCGCCTCGAGCGAGTAG